A window of Haloarcula marismortui ATCC 43049 genomic DNA:
GAGTGGTTAATGCCCGAAACATTCGTCTTTAGCTAACACCAGAAGTAATTCTTGGAGATACAATTATAACTATGAATATTAGCAGGATCAATTCCGTCGGTTGAGGTGCTTTTTCCCATGAAATCCTGCGATAAACAATGATAACATCGGTAGCTTTCGGCGTTTTGGTGTGGTGTATGGGCGAAATTCGATCGAAAATCACGGTCTAACAGTATAACTGTGAGTATTAGCTAAAGACGAATGATGCCCGAAATTACTTGTACCAATCGCGTCAGCAACTATTCCGAATTAGAATCTATAGAACGAGGAACAGCACCCGAACCGACAATAAATTTCAGTATCAAATTCTATTTTTTGAGTCTACCCTTTCAAATATCATGTAGTCATAATATTTTGGTGTTGATCGACGTCGACCTACCGTTCGTCATTGAATTCAGAAAGCCGATTTACTGCTCTGTTGAATAGATGCTGAGTCACGGCTATAGAGGCTCACAAAGCGGTTCTATGTTTGAGATGGCGAACATGAGAACGATTTCACGGAACTGCCGATACCAGCCAAGCGCTCGCACGGCGTCGCCGAGCGAGCGCTTGATTGTCGAATACGAGGTTTCGGCCATCCAGCGCTGAGAGTAGACTTTTGACCGGATGAGGGTGTTATTCGCGGTGGCGTTCAGTGACGAACCACGGTAGTGAACCAGATAGTCGATATCTAGTGCAGCGATCTCGTACTCGGTGTTCCAGTCTTGGAAACCGTTGTCAGCGGCGACAGACAGCAGGTCGTCCGCGTTCCGCCGGCCGACCTGCGGTCCAGTCTTGGTGTCGTGTTGCCACCGTGCAGAGATGTGTACGTCAAGTACAGCAAGTGACTCCACATCCGTTAATGTCGTCACTTTCAGCGTCTGAACGCTGTTTCCGGAGCGTTGGCGGTAGTACGATGAAGAGATACGGCGGTCGAAGAACGTGCTGTCGAGTGCTACGTGTCCAGACTGCGGGTGTTGCTGCGCTGAAACGCGCAGCAACGCCCGCCAGACCCACATTTTCAGCCGGTCGAAAGACTTGTAGATTGTTGTGTAGTCCGGAAGTTCGTCCTGATCAAGATCAAAAATCTCACGGAGTTCAGCCATGTATTCCAGCCGATTCGGCGTTTCACGGTAGCTGTGCTCTTCTTCGACCCGGAAACAGTGCAAGACGACGTGGACCCAGCGGGCGAACGCGCCGCTGGCGGGCTCGCCCGCGTGCTTCCCTAACGCTTGTTTGACTAGACGCCGACACTGCTCAACGAAGTCGAGGATGTCGATCTCCATAGGTAGAGTCGATTTCCTCGGCTTCGTCCTTCTACTCCGTGATATCAACTGATTAGACCGCTATTCAACACGGCACTTCGTTGGCGTAGTGATTGCCGTGATATGGGTTATCGATGAAGTCGATGGAGACGGTTCTCGACCGGTCAGGGTCGAGAATCGTCATCGCAAGGCGTCCGAGCAGAAGGTTTGCGACGAACTCAAGCCGCTGACGGTTGAGTGTATGCAGCCACGTCAGAACAGTGTCGTCGCACGGTGTTCCGTTGGTGTCGTTGCAGGTATCCCAAATCGAGTTCTGATTGACACAGGCCATGATAACGACAAGCCAGATGTCGCCGGGGTCGAGGGGACTCCCCCCGACACCCGGCAAGGGAAGGGACGTAATGACCTCTTCCGCTACGTCTTTTACATCTGACGCCGAAAGGAACCCGTCTGGATCGGGGATAGTGAACACATCCAGATCCAGACACTTTCGTGTGGTTAATTCAGCGATTCAATTCAGCTGATTACGCTGGTTGGGAAGTACCGACGTTGCGTCCGAAGAACTCCGAATGGGCTGCGCAAGAGTGCGCGGCGGGAAACGATTGGTCGAAAAGCGCGCGGACTTTAAAAGTCAAGTCTACGCTCACCCCGACAAACACGGGATCAGCTACGGCTGGGATCCGTTCAGCGTGAACGGGCGAGAAATCCTCGCCGGCAAGGATTTCTCACTCGGTTAATTGGTGTTCAGCTAATGAACTCGTTCCTCTCGATCATCGACGATTTAACCACTTTAAGCGTTGATCGAAGAAACATTTCGGCGTGCTAGATGGATCGCCTTCTCAGTAAGCCGGATAATCTGCAACTTCGTGAGATCCTTCATCTCATGGAACGACAAGGCGAACAGGCAGCTCTCTAAGGATTTTATCAGAATCTATAGGGTATAATTGTCTGCCTCAGCTAAAGGTGAACGGTGATCCTGGTCCTAATGAATAGTGATCCCTGTCCTATTGAATCCGATGACAGCATGGGGGTTACGATCTACAGAGAACCGATCGTCTCATTCTGCGTCGTCAGGGGGTTATCAATTCACTAATGATCTAAATCCTCACTCTCTACTGAGATTCTTTCTCTGAGCGCTCCCAACAGCGTCCCTGAGAAGGGTACAGAGTAACTCGATCCCGATGCATTCTGCGGGTTCAACGGAGCAGATTAATGGGAAAATCAAGGGCTGGTACTCGTGAATTTCATTGTCTGCTTACCGTTTCGATGACACGTTATCGGCAAGCAGACAACCAACTAACCAGTTTTATAAATCAGTGATCATGGGTTATACTCTGCGTTTATCCTAGTCTTTTTATATATATATATATATATATTATTTGTTTTATTTTGTTCTTATTTTATATTGAAAGTGCTGTTCGTATTTTAGTTTTAATGTTAGCTATTTTGTAAGCTATATTTTGAACTTTGTCTTGTGACTCTCTATCAATAAAGGTGAGAAAAATTTTATACAGGGGATATATATTAAATGGCCGCTTTTTTATGGATTTTATAAAATTATGCCGGGCCGCATTACTCTTGTTGGCCCGGAAATAAGCATCACCAACTAAGTAATAGTACATGGAATCTCTCTCGTTCTTTGTGAGTTTTTTATTGGAAATTGAATTTGATTTCTTTGCTACTTCATCTATCGGCTCCGGTTCTCCCCTTTTTCTCTTATAATGTGCGTCTTTAGCATACTGTGAAACAACCCGTTGACGAGTACGCCGGGCCATTTTGTCTCCTGAAAGTCGGTGTTCATAGAGTACCTTTGGAATTATATGGAAACTATCTTCACCGTATCGTTCGGATAGTCTTAGCCAAAGATCTAGATCCTCGGCAGTATCGAATTGTTCCCGGTACCTTCCCACGGATTCTATCGCTTCTTTAGACATCATAACTGATCCATGCGCGAAATCTTGTCCTTTTTTTATAATATCATGAGGACTATAGGAACGATTTGGGTCAAATTTGTTTTCACAAATATGTTCACTATCGCGTCCAATAAATCGGTACCAAGAGGACACCAATTTTATTTCTGGCTTTTGATTGATAATAGAGATTTGGCAGCTGATTCGCTCAGGAAGAGATATATCATCGGCATCCATTCTAGCAACATACTCTCCATTGGCTTCTCTTATGCCTTTATTCAAAGCACTGGAGATCCCCTGCCGCTTTTGTTCAACTATTAAATTTATTTTATTGCTATCTAGTTTATTAATTTTATCTATAGTTCCATCCGTTGAACCTCCATCAACTATAATAAGTTCGAGATTGGCGTATGACTGATTTAAAATACTACTTATCGCTTCACGTATATAATCGGACTCGTTATATGTCGGCATTACCACTGAAACTAGATCATCTTTACACATGCTCCTAATTTATATCCCAAAGAAATAAATTCACCGGGAGCTCTGTACCAGTTTTCAAACAGGCTAGTTCCATACAAAGGCGAACGGTTTGAGCTACTCGTTTTCAGTTTCTGCGTCGGATTACTAGAACAGTTTAAGAAACGGGTAGTCCAACGTGTTATATAACAAAGTACAGGTTCGACACTGTCGGAATTCTATGTCATTCGTATCTGAGGTCGAGGTCGTGTTTGCGATAGGTTCGCTGAAGTGAAACTGGTCCACCTACGAGAACCGTTATGTCATCCACGCCGTGTTTGATCTCGACGACGCACCGCACTACAGTTCGTTTTGTCGGTAGGAAAACAAGTACCGAATGCGTGAACTCCGCCGCCTGCTCCGACGAAGCGCGGAGCAGGCGGGCTGGAGTGGTGAAGCTGCAATTGACGCAAGCGGCTTTCAACGCGATCAAACCAGCTACCACTACCGCGATCGCGCAAATTACTCGTTCCATTCGATGAAGACGACGATCTTGATCGACGTGAATTCGCTAGCGATCAAGGACGTTCATTTCACGACGCAGAAGGCGTGGGACGGTCATATTGGGATGCAGGTCTTCCGCCGGAACGCGGAAGACCTGCGCGTGTTGTCTGCTGACGCGAACTACTCCTGGAGCGATCTCCGTGAGGAGTGTCGCTCCAACTCAACGCGACCACTGATCAAGCACAGAGAGCAAACACCGCTACAGAAGGCTCACAACGCCCGGATGAATGAGGACTACAACCAGCGCTGAATGAGTGAAACCGGCTTCTCGCAGTTGAAGGAAGACGACGGCGAGAAGCTACGCTCCCGGAGCTGGCACGGCCAGTTCCGGGAGCTCACGCGGAAGTGCATCATACATAACCTAACGCAGGCGGCGAGTTAGGGCTCGCCGCCTGCTCCCCCTTCTCCGGACATATTTGGGAGAGGCATCGCCGTCGTCATTTGATCATGGGAGTAAGCTACAATAGTTTTGACCCTTTGACGACCACCGCCAGCGGCAGCTACTACATCTTCTGAGTGTAAGAACCGTGCTTTAACGCCGTGAAACCGTGAGTTACCGACCCTACCCCGAGCTGTCTTGCGTTCAACAAGGCAAGTAAGGGTCAAGGACGGCCTGCGACGTTTTATCGACCAGGTTCGTGACTTTAAGCTTCTGATCGCGGTAGCTGATTCGCTGGCAGTAGTGGCGGCTGGCTGGTGAGCGATCGCTTAACGTGACGTCGATCGCGGCGTGTTTGGAAAGATCGTACAGCTGCGTCGACCGGCGCAGCAGCACTCGACACACGTTCATGCTGATCCAATCGAACGTCTTACACAACGTGGACGGCGCGGGGAGGATCGGCCTCAGTGTGACCGATCCTCCCCATTATTTATCGTATCCCTCTGAGCAGGTCGATCGTTATGCGATACGACGTATCGAGGCAAATCCGACACAGTGGAGAGAAACGAGTGTGTAGTCGGCAAATCTCTCCCACCGTCCGGGGCGGCGGATTCACCTCTATCGTCAGTGACTCTTTGGGTAACCGGTACAACCTCCTGATGAGGTGGGAGATCTGTGTCACAGGCAACTGAATCTTTTCGCTTCAACTCCTCAGATTTAGTGGCCTACATCGCTGCTGTATGGCGATTCAACACAGCCCTTCGCATAAAATCACTTGTTCAAACACGATACCAGATATTGAGCCGGTATTCATGAATGATAGAGACCACTCATTTTGTTTGAGGACTGTTGCTCTGCGAAGGCACAACAGATAGAACCAAATATAAGCATATGAATACTTGGGAATTGGGGATAAAATAAAAGTTCGATTATTACAGAACTGTACATGGCTAGATGAATATAAATTATATGTTTGTTTTGCTTTCTCCCAATATTCTTGTAATTCAAAATGGTATAAAGTGGATAAATAAGGCATAGGGTGAAGACTAGCCCAGTTAGAAGTCCGCTCGCTACGAAGTAATTCAATGGCGTATTATGTAGATGTGTGCCATACTGTATAAAAAATTTGTCCCAACCTAAACCTACGTATGGGTGATCAATAATAACTAATAACGCCTGCTCGTATTGATTTAATCTGGCAATAACAGTAGATAGACGTCCGATTATAAGGTATATCATTAGAGAAGAAATAATACAGACACCCGTCAATAAGGAAATTAATCGCTTATATGTAGTTGAGAAAATAAAAGCACCCAGTACCAATGGTAATATTATGGCCAATATACTTGATCTAGACTGTGATATTAATATAAACATGATTGTAGCAAAACAAATAGTATAATAGATGTAATTAGTTTTTTTAGCTGCTAATAGTCCAAGACTGGCAAAGAAGCTAGTAGCAAGGACGGTACCATGAGTCCCAAAGCTAACTGGAACACCAATCATTCCTAATTGTAAGAATGGAATTACACTTACTGAAGTGGCTCCAGGTCTTATAACTCCCAGTATAGAAAGTAAATCAGCAAATAATACTGGTAAAGCCGAAGTAGAAATAATAAATAACGTATATTCATAATCCACTGATCTCAAAAATGGTGCTAAGCAGAAAATAAATCCAACTACGAGAGATTGCTTCAGAATCTCACTATAATTTAGCCTACCTGTGACTATCTCGATGGATACAATTAAAAATAGAACTATTGAATAAGCAGATAAATATATTAGCAGACTCCGACCCATAATAATCTTTTTTGATTGTGTGAAAAAAATTATGCTGAATACGATATAGATCGGAGCAAAGAGGTGGAATAGGCTTAATTTATAGCCAGCGACTTCAGCAAAAGGGAATAGAAATAGAACATTAGAAATTATTAGTCCAAAAGACACAAATATTAACTGATAATTATATGTTGAGATTTTGTTAGGATACATAATTTAAATTTACTTGTATCCAAGGGCCTCCAACTGATCCGTGATATTTTTGTCATCATCTCTTGTAATTTGTGCTTTTTTAGGGGGTTCTGAAACAATCGTTCTACGATCGCTATGCCCATCAGTAATAAACCAAGGGACTTTGTTCAACTCTTTTGCTGGTAGTCCTCCGTGTTCGTACATTTGACTAATTAATGGGTACGGCTTTTCGCCAAACATTTCTCCGTGATCTGAAGTTATGATTGATTTTCCACCAACATCATCCAAAAGCGTTTGAACTTCATCCAAAGCGATTAATAATGTCTCACGATAAGCCTCACGCGCATCTTCCACGGGTATCAACCCACTTTTGACTGCGTTCATAATTCGCATGCCAGATTTGTCATTTTTCATCCCTATCGGTGAAGGTCCTTTAAAATCGATTATTTCTCTCAATTCTTCCCCTGTTTCACCTAACGGTGGATCGTGAGGCTGCATATAGTGTATGATAAGCCGTTTGTTGGGATATTCTCTATAAGCCCTTAGAGCCGCTTCTGTGACGTCAGAAGGCTTTACACACTGTAATTTTGTATCCCAATTAGAAATTGGTTCATCCACAATCGCATGAAACGTTTCTTCTGGTAATTTCTTATAGTGGGGATTAGCTGTGATATATACTGTGTCATGTATTTTTCTCCCACCAAAGTTCCTTAATAAAAATTGAGGACTATCAGTCCCGAGTGAAATTCGACTCTCTAGTTTACCCTCTAGTCTACAGAATTCTTTAAAATCATCGTACCGACAGGCGTCTAAGATAATTAAATTGTCCCAGTCCTCTTTAATTACTTCTGTTCCTACCCCATAATTATACCTAAAAACAGTTTCTTGCACTAGCCGTCTGATAGTACTACTGCTTCTATTTTTTATGTCTTGGTGTAATTGACGGGCTGCCAACCCAGCTGTTTTGGTTATTCCTTCGTCTCTTATAGAGTTAGAGAGTTTTCTAAGTTCATCCCTCATAGGTAGTAATCATTAATACACGGTTATAAAGTGTCTGTATTTGGTTGAGAGACAATATCTTACATTCTATGGCTTATTGGTGTATCTGAGAGATAGCAATCAATAAATGTACTTTCTTACTTTTGGATTGAAAGTTAACCAGGGATACTATCAATCCATGGTTATATTTGTCGAGTGAATCAAAACAATAGTTACTGAGAGCGAGAGGGTCATGGAGAAGCTCACATGGCTCGCTGAATTAGGTTAGACTGCTCTGTTGAATCCGATGACAGCACGGGGGTCCAATATCTGAAATCATAGATACTTCCCTTCTTCATCATCAAAGACTTGGATCGATCCACCTGGCGATCTCGATCTTTAGTCTGGCTGTCAAGATTCCATCTCTGGGTTCTCACGCCAGCGACACTGAACTAAATATAAAGACCTGATCCCAACGCCTTCTGCGGATTCAACAGAGTAAATGGGACAGGTGGGTTCGTCGTAGTTTTTAAACACAGTCTTTGCGTGGTTTGTGGGTATGTAGGCAATGAGTGTTACCGAAGGATTTCTTGGGGCTCCCCAAATGGTGATGGTATAGTTACTTTAGCCCACCGCAACTTGTGTCCCAAGAGAAAGCGGGATCTGGGCGACAAATAGGCGACTACACAAAGACTTACTCTGTGATGACTCGGTTTGCGAACTCAGCCCATGTATGTCCGTGTTTATACCCTACACTTCGCACGCGGTCATATATCTCTGAACGTTTAGATTCCGGAATATTGTAAATTGCTTTTATCGCACCTGCTACAGCTTCAGTCGTAGGTTCTTCAATTAACACACCTACCTTTTCGCTTTTGATAAAGTCAAACTCATCATCTGCTGTGGCAATAACGGGCGTTCCATTTGCAAGGTATTCATACACTTTCATTGGACTACCTGTGCGTTCCGGATCAATAACACCGTAAGAAGCGTCGGCCAAACAGATATATTCTGGAACTTTCGAGGGATCCACGAATCCGTGGAAAGTTGTAGCCGAACTGATTCCATGTTGCTCCACTGTTTTCCGAATTGAATTGAGTTCTGGTCCGGTTCCAACAAGAGATAATCCAACATCATAATTATCCTCACGGAGCCGTGAGATTGCCTGAATCAGGGGCAGAAGGCAATGATAATCCTTGAAGCTCCCTACATAACACAGTATAAATGCGTGTTCAGAGGTGGATTCAATTGACTGTCCTGATTGACGAAGTAACTCTGGAACGTCGACACCGTGTGGTAGAATTTCGATCTGCGGTTTGCTGAACGGTAACGATGAGACCCATTCTTTAACATCGCGATTCACCGCATAACACCGCTCAGCGGTGCGAATGTTCCAGATAGAAACCAAATCGGAAACCATTGAAGCGAATGGGAGACTTGAGATAGTATCTACTTCGTTGCTGATGTTTCCTTCAATCAGAATCCGATATCGGACATGATGTCGACGAGCTAGATATGGGGGGACTAGTAACGATGGCCGAAGAGTTGAGAGGAGGAGGTCTGTGTCCTCAGAGCACAAAATACTGTTTAATTGGTAATACAATTCTTTCTGTATAGAAGTATGCCACAAAAGGGATCTAGATGATTTCTCTGGAAGGGTGATAACGCGTTCACAGGCTAGATTCAGCTCGTTTGGTAGTTTTCTTTTTGGGTCTGGGCAGATTAGGGTGAGCGAGACGTTTTTATGACCCGCAAGTGCACTCGCGACATTCCGAGAGTATACATTCTGTCCTGATGTCCCTGTCAAATCAACTAATGTAACGAAGACAACGTCCATAAGTAACTAAGTCGTTCTTAACGAACAAGGCATACTACCACTTTACTGTTGATGTTGATTGATGATCGTACTCAGATGATCAGTTGTTACTTCGACTGTCGACTTCCATCGGTGATTTCTGACCACTCGATTTTCAGTACCCGCTGTTTCGTCAAGAAGCGAAATGATAGCTTTGGTTAATGCTTCTCCCGTAGTAGGTTCTACCGTTAGACCACCCGTCTTCACGATGTCATCGATCTGCTCAAGCTGACTCGTGACGATAGCCGTGCTACTCGCCATCGCTTCCAACACCGTCCGCGGCACTCCCTCAGCCCGGCTCGGCAACACCAGCACGTCCCCGCTCCGGTACACATTCGGCATCTCGTCATAAGGCACGTGTCCGAGGAACGTCACCGCCTCCTCAATCCCCAACTCGGCCACCTGCGACTCTAGGTCCTCGCGTAACGCCCCGTCCCCACACAGGTATAGCTCCGCGTCCGGATATTCCGCAAGCACCTCCGCGAACGCCTCGACCGCGAGCCACGGCCGCTTTCCCTCCGCAAAGCGCCCGACGAACAACACGACCGGCCCCTCCGCGTTGATCAAATCACTCTCAGGGCCCTCCGGCGTGAACCGCTCCGTGTCGATTCCGTTCGCAACCACCTCGATCCGGGAGGTCACGCCCAGATCCCGCACGCGCTGGCTGTCCACGTCGGTGTAACAGAACACCACGTCAGCCTGATTGAACGTCCACCGCCCGAGCGTCTTCAGGTACAGCGAGAACAGGCGCTCCGGCGCGTTCTGACTGTACAGGCCGTGATTCGTGATCGCCAGGGGAATATCGCCAAGCCGTCGCTTCAACGCCGCGAGGTTCGTCACGAAGTAGCAGTGCGAGTGCGCGTGCATCACGTCGAAGTCGTCGCTATCCGCGTGCCAGAGGTACCGCGCCACCGCGGGCGAGACGTCGTTCCCGAGCAGGGGCACACCCGGAGAGACCCGGAGCACGGTGTATCCATTTGTTTCCTCAAGTCTCGGCAACGACTCATCCTCTCGCGTTGTGAGCACAGTCACGTCATGCCCCATTCTGGCCTGGTCTCGCGACATCGCATGGACATGGTAGTCGCCCCCTCCCTTGGTGTCAGGGTAGATCCACGGCGCGACCCGAAGGATTCGCATCAACAGAGGCTACATCCTGCCGCTAAAGGAACGTTGCGATACGAGGTGTCTGAACGACCCCATCACATGCCGCCTGCACCGCCCGAGTTGCCGGGGATATGACGCGGGATAGCCCGCCGCCGCGAGCTCAGCGTGTCTGCACAGTGTACTCTGCCATCGCACCGTCCGGACAGTGGAAAGGCTATTGAGAGCAGGCACATTCGTATATGATTTTTGATATTTTATGGCGATATTAACGATTGCGCCACAGTTGCTATGGCCTTGATATTCACAGTGCTTATTATTATGAATCGTTTCTGTCGAAGAACACATCGACGATGATTTCATGCTAATGCTCGGCGACAATCTCTCCAGGGGAAACCTACAAGATGTCGCCAACCGCCAACAGGAAGAGCGTGCTAACGCTGCCTTCCTCGTCGAAAATATACCAGGGGTGAAATCAGTCAGTACGGCGTCTGTGACACCAACCAGTACGGCGAGATCACCGATGTCGTCGAGAAGCCCGACGACCCGCCGAGCAACCTTGTAATGACCAGCTTCTACACGTTCTTGCCCGACATCTTCCACGCCTGCCACCTCGTTCAGCCGTCGGACCGCAGCGAGTACGAGATCAGCGACGCGGTGGATCTGCTCATCCAGTCGGGCCGCACCATCGACGCCATCGGCCTCGACGGCTGGCGCATCGACGTCGGCTACCACGAGGACCGCGACCAGGAAAAAGACGACTCCAAGACGAGATTGGCCCTAAAATAACTGGCGGAAGCATCGCCGCGGGCAAGTGAAACGGAGACGCCTGTACTGGTGTACTCGCTACGGTCGTCTCGGCTCTCAAGTTTCTTGTCGGCAACATTTGCTCTCACTACCGGCGGACATACGGAGCAGTGCGGCTGTGCCTCCGCGCGTACTCAACTGAGGCCTGTGACGCAGGACTTATCACGGAACTCGGCAATCACATTCATGATGGATAGTGGCTGGCGATACCGGATTGCAAGCGTGACCGGCGTCATCGTTCTGACAGCGGTTGCCGTCGCAGTTGTCAACAACGCGA
This region includes:
- a CDS encoding IS5-like element ISHma9 family transposase, with protein sequence MEIDILDFVEQCRRLVKQALGKHAGEPASGAFARWVHVVLHCFRVEEEHSYRETPNRLEYMAELREIFDLDQDELPDYTTIYKSFDRLKMWVWRALLRVSAQQHPQSGHVALDSTFFDRRISSSYYRQRSGNSVQTLKVTTLTDVESLAVLDVHISARWQHDTKTGPQVGRRNADDLLSVAADNGFQDWNTEYEIAALDIDYLVHYRGSSLNATANNTLIRSKVYSQRWMAETSYSTIKRSLGDAVRALGWYRQFREIVLMFAISNIEPLCEPL
- a CDS encoding glycosyltransferase family 4 protein, with product MRILRVAPWIYPDTKGGGDYHVHAMSRDQARMGHDVTVLTTREDESLPRLEETNGYTVLRVSPGVPLLGNDVSPAVARYLWHADSDDFDVMHAHSHCYFVTNLAALKRRLGDIPLAITNHGLYSQNAPERLFSLYLKTLGRWTFNQADVVFCYTDVDSQRVRDLGVTSRIEVVANGIDTERFTPEGPESDLINAEGPVVLFVGRFAEGKRPWLAVEAFAEVLAEYPDAELYLCGDGALREDLESQVAELGIEEAVTFLGHVPYDEMPNVYRSGDVLVLPSRAEGVPRTVLEAMASSTAIVTSQLEQIDDIVKTGGLTVEPTTGEALTKAIISLLDETAGTENRVVRNHRWKSTVEVTTDHLSTIINQHQQ
- a CDS encoding glycosyltransferase; this encodes MVSDLVSIWNIRTAERCYAVNRDVKEWVSSLPFSKPQIEILPHGVDVPELLRQSGQSIESTSEHAFILCYVGSFKDYHCLLPLIQAISRLREDNYDVGLSLVGTGPELNSIRKTVEQHGISSATTFHGFVDPSKVPEYICLADASYGVIDPERTGSPMKVYEYLANGTPVIATADDEFDFIKSEKVGVLIEEPTTEAVAGAIKAIYNIPESKRSEIYDRVRSVGYKHGHTWAEFANRVITE
- a CDS encoding glycosyltransferase family 2 protein → MCKDDLVSVVMPTYNESDYIREAISSILNQSYANLELIIVDGGSTDGTIDKINKLDSNKINLIVEQKRQGISSALNKGIREANGEYVARMDADDISLPERISCQISIINQKPEIKLVSSWYRFIGRDSEHICENKFDPNRSYSPHDIIKKGQDFAHGSVMMSKEAIESVGRYREQFDTAEDLDLWLRLSERYGEDSFHIIPKVLYEHRLSGDKMARRTRQRVVSQYAKDAHYKRKRGEPEPIDEVAKKSNSISNKKLTKNERDSMYYYLVGDAYFRANKSNAARHNFIKSIKKRPFNIYPLYKIFLTFIDRESQDKVQNIAYKIANIKTKIRTALSI
- a CDS encoding O-antigen ligase family protein; translated protein: MDYEYTLFIISTSALPVLFADLLSILGVIRPGATSVSVIPFLQLGMIGVPVSFGTHGTVLATSFFASLGLLAAKKTNYIYYTICFATIMFILISQSRSSILAIILPLVLGAFIFSTTYKRLISLLTGVCIISSLMIYLIIGRLSTVIARLNQYEQALLVIIDHPYVGLGWDKFFIQYGTHLHNTPLNYFVASGLLTGLVFTLCLIYPLYTILNYKNIGRKQNKHIIYIHLAMYSSVIIELLFYPQFPSIHMLIFGSICCAFAEQQSSNKMSGLYHS